A window of bacterium genomic DNA:
AAAAAATGTTAGACCAAATTGGGCTCATGGAAGAAAAATATTATTTCTATTATGAAGAACCGGATATATGCCTTCGGGCTAAAAAAGCAGGCTATAAAGTCTATTATACCCCAGATGCACAAATAATCCACTATTTTGCCGCTACCACTCGAAAATCTAATCCATTTTTTATGATAGATAAATCTTTAAATGCCCTCCATTCTTTTTATAAAAAATTCTATGGTTTATCTGGCTCTATTTTAGTTGGATGTATTACCATTGCCTCTTCAATATTTATCTTATTCACCCTCCCTTTCATCTATATATTTGATGTGAAAAAGAGGGAGGTTATAAAAAGAAATATAATAGCCACCCTGAGAATTCTTCATTGGTATTTTACCTTCGGAGGACGATTCTCTTCTAAGAAGAAGAATGTGTATCTTGACTTACCTTCTATTTCTTGTAACCGTTCAGGTTATACATTAGAAGTGTAAGAAGGGGGATAAGGAGATAAGGAAGATATGGAGATAAGATAATAGAAATAGATTGAAATTTATAGAAATAGGTAGAAATTGATTGTAGAAAACAACAAATTTCCATAAATTTCTATTACTCGATATTCAAGTTTTTTTTAAGATTAAGTGGTTTATCCTTTTTTAACCGCAAAGAACGCAAAGATTATAGGTTGTTCACCACCCTTTTAATTCCTTCCTTGAGTCTTAATACATTGAAATTTATAAGCAATTAACAATATTTGGTAAGGGTTCAGGTAGGATAAAAATAAGGAGAAAGGGAGAAGATGGAGAAGTGGAGAAAAGAAGAGTTAACTGATAGGATTATTAATGTCTGTATTAATGTTCATAAAAAGTTAGGACATGGTTTTCTGGAGAGCATCTATCACAATGCCTTGAAGGTTGAGTTTGCAAGACAGAACATCATCTTTGAATCAGAAAAAGAAGTCAAGATATTCTATCAAGGTGTTGAGGTTGGGATTCATAGACTTGAGCTTTTCGACCTGTGCGGTTAAATGTAAAATGTATAACTGAAAGGTAATGAGTCTTGCGAAGTAGTAAAATTTCCCATTTTTCATTTCCTATTTTACATTTCCCATTTATTTTTCCTTTGCGTCTCTGCAATGAATTAGTCTAATCGCACAGGTGGAAAAGTTTGAGCCATTTCTCCAATTCTCCCTTTTCCCCATTTCTCCTTGTTTACACTTCTAATGTATAGCCCTGAACGGTTACAATATTTGAAAGTTCGTTTTCGTTTATAGGCCTGTTTTCCTTTCTTTGCGTCCTTTGCGAAACCTTCCTTTGCGCTCTTTGCGGTTAAATCTTTATACCTTTAAAAAACTTGAACATCGAGTATTAGTTTCTACTAATTTCAATTTTTTTTAATAATATCCCCTTATCTCCTTTATCTCCATATCTCCTTTTCTTACACCATCTGAACGCTTACTATTTCTTCATAGTTGCCTTCATTGTCCGTCTCATCTCTTTTTCATGTTCTCTCTTCTTAATTACCGCACGCTTATCATAAAGTTTTTTACCTTTACCTAATCCTAATTCTAACTTTACCTTCCCTTTTTTAAAGTATAATTTTAATGGAATTAAGCTAAGTCCTCTTTCTTGTGTCTTCCCTATCAATCTTTTGATTTCTTCTTTTTTTAAAAGGAGCTTACGAATTCTTGTTGGCTCATGATTTTGGATATTTCCATACGGATATTGATTTATATGACAATTGAATAAAAAAACCTCTTCATTTTCTACCCTGGCTAAACTATCCTGTAAATTTGCTTGATGATTTCGTAATGATTTTACCTCTGTTCCTCGAAGGCAAATACCTGCCTCGTAAGTTTCTAAAATTTCATAATCATGGTATGCTTTACGATTACTACATATTATAGTCACTTTCTTTCCACCATTTCAACTATACCACATTTTAAGAAAAATTACAACTATTTTTTATATTCCCTGTTTTTTTATTGACTTTTAGACGGACAATGATTATAATATAAAAGTAACTATTCACCACGAAGGGTACGGAGAGCACGAAGTGAAATTTGATGAATTATCGAATAGAGTCATTGGATGCGCTATAGCGGTGCATCGAACTCTTGGGCCAGGTTTGCTTGACACCGTGAAGAGTGATAATTCACAATTCACAATTGACAATTCACCATTCACCATTATTAAGGAAATTTAGGGAAGAAATGGTGAATGGTGAATAGTTACAAAGGAGGTTACTTACTATGGGTTCTACGGCGAAGTTAAGCAGTAAATATCAAATTGTTATCCCTAAAAAAATAAGACGAGAATTAAACCTGAAATCAGGTGATGAATTAATAATGAAGATTGAAGATGATAAGATAATTATGCGGGCAAAACCTAAGAGTTATACCGACTATATGTTAGGATTAGGTGAAAAAGTCTGGAAGGAATAATTATGAACAAATTAGAAAAATTTCTGAAAGGATATCATGTTATAGGATTAGATGCACAAATCTTTATTTATCTTTTTGAAAATAATCCGAGATTTAAACCAGTTACAATCGCCCTATTTAGTCTAATGGAGCAAGGAGAAATAATTGGTGTTACATCTATTCTATCTCTTCTTGAAATTCTTACCAAACCGATGGAGAAACAAGAACATCATTTGATAAATGAATATAAATTTTTGCTTAATACATTTCCTAACTTGATTATTGGGAAAATTGATGAAGAGATAATCGATTTAGCCGCATCTTTCAAAGCAAATTATTCTTTTTTGGATGATACTTTTGCCATTCAATTAGCTACCGCTAAATTATACGACGCCGAGTGTTTCATTACTCATAACCAATCGCTGAAAAAAATGCGAGAGATTAAAATAATTAATATAGCCGAGATTTTAGAAAAGGTAGAAGATTGATGAGACGATTTATCTTGTTTTTAATATTATTTTTTGGAATCTCATTTTTATTTTATATCACCATTTTAAGAGATTTCAAACCAACTACCATTAACATTTCTGGCTATCTTTCACTTGAAGATAGGGTTAGTGCTGAAGGAGTGAAGGTTGAAGTCGTTCCATTTTATCCTAAAAGGATTTTTAGAAAACCTGTCCAACATTTCTTTACCGACTCAACAGGATTTTACAAATTAGAAGAAATTGAAGTCCCTATTGGACCTTTGGGTGAAATTTTTGTTTTATGGTTAGATGGTCAGAAAAAAAAGGCACCATATTTAAAGTTAAGAATTATTAAAAAAGGTTACCTTCCGGTGGAAGTTCTAATATTCAAATTTACACCCATAGTCAAAATACCATTTCTAACTTTAGATAAGGAAGGAACACGAAAACCACTAAATGAAGTCATTTCTGAAAATGGTATTAAAATTGTAAAAAATATCACCAGGTATAGATTTTGTGCCCTTCATAATTATCTATGGTTTTATCCAGAATACTACGACCTTGAACTTATAATTCCAACAGATAAACCAAAACAAAATGTCAAACTCAAACTTCGGTTGATTAATGAACCACTTTACACCAATTTTGAGGAAGAACTTAGTGAATCAGCCGATGAATTGAAAGGGATAATAAAGATACTTATTCCCGAAATTCCTGTCGAAGAGGTAAAATTGCGTGGTGGAGAAAATGTGGCTAATTCATTATCTAACCCATCTTTAGTGGATAAATTAAACGAAATCTTAATCAACTCTAAAATAAAACATATTCGTTTGACATCAATAGATTTAGTAAAGAAAAAGTAACTGTTCAGCCACCAGGGCACAAAGACTCAAAGAAAAGATTATTTTATCTTCGTGGCTTCGTGGCTGAATAATTAAAGAAACAAGGATTAAAATATTATGATGAATTATTATCTCTCATACATATTTGGAAGTCATTATGATGGTCCGTCTTACTTTATTGGATTAATACCATTTGTCATCGTCATAGGATTAATTATCTTTTTAGAAGAATTTATCTCTTGTGGAATTAATTTTATAATGACTAATAATAAAATAATCAGATTAAGACTTATTTTATCTTCTATTATTATAGCTCTATTTACGATATTCTTAGTTGGAACAGGTGTATTATTTTATCATAATGTTTATCTGGGCAAAAAAATTATTTTTTTATATTTTTATCTTAATGGACTATTTTTTCTTTTTTATCTTGGGTTATTGACAATTGGGACATATATTTTCCTCGTCTTATGGAAAAGAAGATTAGACCATAGCATTGGTCAAGGTGGATTAAGTGGTCTTATTTTTGGGATACTCTTAATCGTTAGCCTTGATTTTATAGGGTTAGAACATTATGATAAAATTCTTGTGATATTATTATTTGCCGGACTTGGATTTCTATGGGGACTGCTTGGAAAAAAAGAGGTAATTTTACAAAAATGGGTTTTAATTCTATTTCCAGTAGAACAAAGTGTTATTATCTCTTTAATCTTCAGTGTATTTTTAATCTGGCTTTTCAGGGCTTTATATGGAATTGATTTCGAAAATGAAAAACTTTTATCTATGATTGGATTAATCTTGCCTATTATAAGTGTGATATTTACCAGCATTTATATCGATAGGTTAATCCGCGTAGAACCTTTTGAAAGTAGTCCGTATAAGAAATCGCGGTATCTTAAATTAGGACTATTAATATTCCTATTTTTCT
This region includes:
- the smpB gene encoding SsrA-binding protein SmpB — translated: MTIICSNRKAYHDYEILETYEAGICLRGTEVKSLRNHQANLQDSLARVENEEVFLFNCHINQYPYGNIQNHEPTRIRKLLLKKEEIKRLIGKTQERGLSLIPLKLYFKKGKVKLELGLGKGKKLYDKRAVIKKREHEKEMRRTMKATMKK
- a CDS encoding AbrB/MazE/SpoVT family DNA-binding domain-containing protein — translated: MGSTAKLSSKYQIVIPKKIRRELNLKSGDELIMKIEDDKIIMRAKPKSYTDYMLGLGEKVWKE
- a CDS encoding PIN domain-containing protein, with protein sequence MNKLEKFLKGYHVIGLDAQIFIYLFENNPRFKPVTIALFSLMEQGEIIGVTSILSLLEILTKPMEKQEHHLINEYKFLLNTFPNLIIGKIDEEIIDLAASFKANYSFLDDTFAIQLATAKLYDAECFITHNQSLKKMREIKIINIAEILEKVED
- a CDS encoding GxxExxY protein, which codes for MEKWRKEELTDRIINVCINVHKKLGHGFLESIYHNALKVEFARQNIIFESEKEVKIFYQGVEVGIHRLELFDLCG